Part of the Roseofilum casamattae BLCC-M143 genome is shown below.
CCTTAGAGACTCTAAGAACTGAATTTTCCAGAGCGCTAGCGGTTGCCTTTGGGGAGGATTATCGCGATACCGACCCCCTGGTGTTTGCTGCCACCGATCCTAAGTTTGGGGACTACCAAGCGAATGTGGCCATGTCCTTAAGCAAGCGGTTGAAGCAAAAGCCGAGAGATATTGCGCAAACTCTGGTGGATAATCTGGAGCTAGGGGAAGACTACGAAGCTCCGGCGATCGCGGGACCGGGATTTATTAATTTAACGTTTACATCGAGCTATGTAGAACGGCGGTTAGCCGAGTTGCAACAAGACGAGCGGTTGGGCGTCGCACCAGTGGAACCCGCGCAGACGGTAATTGTGGATTTTTCCAGTCCGAATATTGCGAAAGAAATGCATGTAGGGCATTTGCGATCGACCATTATTGGCGATTCGATCGCGCGGATTTTAGAGTTTCGCGGCCATAATGTGATTCGCCTCAATCATGTGGGAGATTGGGGAACTCAGTTTGGCATGTTGATTACTTATTTGCAAGAAGCTTATCCGGAAGCACTGACTACGGCTAATGCTCTAGATTTGGGCGATCTGGTGACATTTTACAAGCGGGCGAAACAGCGCTTTGATGAGGATGAAATATTTAAAGAAGTGTCTCGGCAAGCGGTAGTGAAACTGCAAGGAGGAGACTCGGAAAGCGATCGTGCCTGGCGGTTATTGTGCGAACAATCCAGACGAGAATTTCAGGTCATTTACGATCGCCTAGACATTAACTTAACCGAACGCGGCGAATCCTTTTACAATCAATTTCTTGCCGACGTAGTTAAAGACTTAGACAAGATTGGCTTACTGGAAGAAAATGACGGCGCCAAATGCGTTTTTCTCGATGGGTTTACCAATAAAGAAGGCGACCCCCTGCCGCTCATCGTGCAAAAGTCCGATGGCGGATATAACTATGCCACCACAGACTTAGCCTCAATTCAGTATCGAATTAACCAAGATGCCGGAGAGCGTCTCATCTACGTCACCGATGCCGGACAAAGCAACCATTTTGCCCAAGTCTTCCAAGTGGCAAAACGCGCCGGTTGGCTGCCAGAGAACGTTGAAGCCATTCACGTGCCGTTCGGTTTAGTCTTAGGTGAAGACGGGAAAAAACTGAAAACTCGTGCTGGCGATACGATTAAACTCCGGGAGCTTTTGGATGAAGCGGTTACTAGAGCGCGTCAAGATTTAGATACAAGATTGGCAGAGGATAACCGCAGCGAAACCGAAGAATTTAAGCAAAATGTGGCGCAAGTCGTCGGGTTGAGCGCGGTGAAATATGCCGACCTCAGTCAAAACCGCACGGGCAATTATAAGTTTAGCTTTGATAAAATGCTATCCCTAAAAGGGAATACGGCTCCCTATATGCTCTACGCTTATGCGCGCGTGCAAAGTATTAGCCGCCAAGGTGGAATTGACCTGAGCAACTTGCCTGCGGAAGCGAAAGTAGTACTGAACGAACCTACGGAAATTGCTCTGGCAAAATTCTTATTGAAGCTGCCGGAAATTCTGCAGCAAGTGGAACAAGATTTACTACCGAACCAA
Proteins encoded:
- the argS gene encoding arginine--tRNA ligase; the encoded protein is MTSPLETLRTEFSRALAVAFGEDYRDTDPLVFAATDPKFGDYQANVAMSLSKRLKQKPRDIAQTLVDNLELGEDYEAPAIAGPGFINLTFTSSYVERRLAELQQDERLGVAPVEPAQTVIVDFSSPNIAKEMHVGHLRSTIIGDSIARILEFRGHNVIRLNHVGDWGTQFGMLITYLQEAYPEALTTANALDLGDLVTFYKRAKQRFDEDEIFKEVSRQAVVKLQGGDSESDRAWRLLCEQSRREFQVIYDRLDINLTERGESFYNQFLADVVKDLDKIGLLEENDGAKCVFLDGFTNKEGDPLPLIVQKSDGGYNYATTDLASIQYRINQDAGERLIYVTDAGQSNHFAQVFQVAKRAGWLPENVEAIHVPFGLVLGEDGKKLKTRAGDTIKLRELLDEAVTRARQDLDTRLAEDNRSETEEFKQNVAQVVGLSAVKYADLSQNRTGNYKFSFDKMLSLKGNTAPYMLYAYARVQSISRQGGIDLSNLPAEAKVVLNEPTEIALAKFLLKLPEILQQVEQDLLPNQLCSYLFELSQNFNRFYENCQVLKAEEPQRTSRLILSNLTANTLKLGLSLLGISVLERM